From the Candidatus Hydrogenedentota bacterium genome, the window ATCGAATGGCTTGAAGTACCGTGTTGTTCGCCTTGCCGCGGTCTACCGGAAGGCCGCCCAGCCAGCGGAGAAACCCGCCGACGGGCCAACGAAACAACGAGATTTTTCCCATCCACAGCAGCTTCACATCGAGCACCAATCCGAACAGGACTACCATCGGCAGGTCCCAATTGCTCGTGTGCGGCGCAAACGTCGCGACGTACTTGGGTTCGTCAGGCGGCAGCCCGTCCACACGCCACCCGAGCAATTGCAGCGTCGCATGCGCCATCACGCGCAGCACCGGCGTCAACACGGGGGTATCGAAAATCGTATAGTGCAATCGCTGCGCCTTCGGCAAGGCCTGTGGTGGTTCTTCGCCTGTTATGGCAATTCGCGAATGCGCAGATTCTTGAACTCGATCGGCGAACCTTCGGATTCCAACGCAAGATAGCCCGTGCTCGGCGTCGTGTTGGTGCCGCCCGAAACCTCTTCGCCGTTCACCCACAACCGCACTTCGCCGTTGATCGCCCGCACGTAATAGTGGTTCCATTCCCCGGCGCCTTTCGCCAGTTCCTTGCGCGGAAAACTGCGCGAACCATCCGGCGATAGCGGCGGAAACGGCGTCATCTTCGTATTGCCCACCGGGAACACGTCGCCATTGGTGGAAAACCAGTCGCCCTTCTTGCCGGTTTCTTTCTCGTATTTCTCTTTGTACCCGTGATCGAGTACCTGGACTTCCACGCCGTGCGGCAGCTTGTTCGGCGGCAGGTCCTTCAGCGATTCGTCCGTCACCCACACAAAAACGCCGGAGTTGCCCGCCGATTTCAGGTGACGCCATTGGACAACCAACTCAAAATTGGTGACTTTGTTTTTCGTTCGCATGACGCCCACCGGCGTGCCGGTACATTGAATCATGCCGTCCTTGAACGACCATGTGTCCGGCGCGCAGTTCACGTTTACAAAATCCGCCTCCGTTAGTGCGCGCCACCCCGGGCCATTGCCGTCAATACCGGCCTTGGGCAGATCGGCGATCGCTGCTTCCTCGGCGATGCCCGCCATACACAGCGAACACAAGATTCCCATCAGAATCGAACTTCGCCGCGCAAATTTCTCGGTGTGATTTCGCATGGTGGCAACTCCCGAATATGACATGTAGAACTTCCCGCTGCACCGGACCGGTGTGACCCATCGGATAGTGCGCGAATCATGCTCATATCAAGGGCCTGAATCAAGTATTCAGAGCAAGACTCTTGGCGAGAACTTGGCGATGGCCTCCTCCTGAGCGAGCAATTCCCCGAACCCGAAAAACTCGATTATGTGCCCTTCATTTGCTACGCTTCCGTGCTGCCCGCGCTGCTGGGCCGAAAACTGTAAACGAAATGGAGCGATTCATGGCAGATCAGGTAAAGGCCACGAACATCACGTGGCACCATGCAGACATCACGAAGGCCGACCGCGAGAAGCAAAATGGCCACAAAGCGGTCGTGATTTGGTTCACGGGACTGTCCGGTTCCGGCAAGTCCACCCTGGCTCACGCGGTCGAAAACGCCCTGCACGACGCGGGGTGCCGCACCTATGTCCTCGATGGCGACAATATACGGCATGGGTTGAACAAGAACCTCGGATTTTCGCCCGAAGACCGCGAAGAAAACATCCGCCGAATCGGCGAAGTCGCGGCCCTGTTCACGCAGGCGGGTGTTATCGCATTGACTGCGTTCATTTCGCCCTATCGCGCGGACCGCGACAAGGCGCGCAAAATCGCCGGAGACGGCAATTTTGTCGAGGTTTATGTGCAGTGCTCGCTGGAAACCTGCGAACAGCGCGATACAAAAGGCCTGTACAAGAAGGCACGCGCGGGCGAAATCAAGGAGTTTACCGGCATCAGCGCGCCGTACGAAGAGCCGGAGAATGCCGAGTTGGTCGTTGACACCGGCGCTGAAAGTCTTGACGAAAGCACGGAGAAAGTCCTCGCGTATCTACGCGGCAAGGGAATCGTCTCCTAGTCGATTTCGGGGGAGGGAACGCCGCGCGCCACGCCGCGTTCGCCCAGATTGTACCGTTTCCGGGGCTTTGTCAATCGCAAACATTGGAAATTGTCGATGCCCGACACTGGTCCCTTGAGTAACGAGCGATCTCATAACGCTGCGCGAAACTTGTTCCGCGCAGCGTTTTTTCTTGGTGTGCTCGCGGCGGGATCCGGTGTTGGCTATGCATTGTGGGAGCATATTCGGCTTCCGTTTCGCAATCCCTTAAACGTAATCGGCGACCTCGCCCGCCAAGGCTTCAACCCCGCCAACAACCAGGTTCGGTTCGCGGTATTTGTACTAATGCCGTCGGTGCTTCTGCTCGTTATCACCGCCGTGAGAGTTCGCGCGCTCAATCGCCTCCTCTTCAGTCGCGAATCCCCCCCCGATTCGAACGATGCTTCGACGATTCCGCGCGCACTGCGCATTGCGATCGTCGTAGTATTCGTGGTGTTCTCCGGTCTGGTCTCGCTCACTGTTCCCACCTACCACGCCTCCGGGACGTTCGACACATTTCACGAAGGCGAGAGCCTCGGGACCGCCGTGTCGCTCGAACACGGCAAGGCCCCCTACCGCGACGTCATTTTTCTCCACGGCCTGTTCCAGGACCCCTACCGGTCGTTGCTCGCGTTCAAACTGTTCGGCCGCTCGATCGGGAGTGTGCGCACGCTCGAGTCCGCGCTCAAAGTGATCGGGTGG encodes:
- a CDS encoding lysophospholipid acyltransferase family protein codes for the protein MHYTIFDTPVLTPVLRVMAHATLQLLGWRVDGLPPDEPKYVATFAPHTSNWDLPMVVLFGLVLDVKLLWMGKISLFRWPVGGFLRWLGGLPVDRGKANNTVLQAIRYIEDRERIVIGIAPEGTRSKVTEWKMGFYHIASGARVPVAPAYLDYARKCGGFGPMMIPAGNMDKEVQELRAFYSRIAGKRRHAAAIEAMGTNVHD
- a CDS encoding DUF1080 domain-containing protein, translating into MGILCSLCMAGIAEEAAIADLPKAGIDGNGPGWRALTEADFVNVNCAPDTWSFKDGMIQCTGTPVGVMRTKNKVTNFELVVQWRHLKSAGNSGVFVWVTDESLKDLPPNKLPHGVEVQVLDHGYKEKYEKETGKKGDWFSTNGDVFPVGNTKMTPFPPLSPDGSRSFPRKELAKGAGEWNHYYVRAINGEVRLWVNGEEVSGGTNTTPSTGYLALESEGSPIEFKNLRIRELP
- the cysC gene encoding adenylyl-sulfate kinase, whose amino-acid sequence is MADQVKATNITWHHADITKADREKQNGHKAVVIWFTGLSGSGKSTLAHAVENALHDAGCRTYVLDGDNIRHGLNKNLGFSPEDREENIRRIGEVAALFTQAGVIALTAFISPYRADRDKARKIAGDGNFVEVYVQCSLETCEQRDTKGLYKKARAGEIKEFTGISAPYEEPENAELVVDTGAESLDESTEKVLAYLRGKGIVS